The window CATCTTGCTATTAAATGGCATTATTGACGTTCTTACCTCATCTATTGCCGAGTGTAATGAAACAGCTAAATTGAATTTAACTTCATCATCTGCCATTTTTTTAATGATTTTTGGAACTCCAGATGTAGAAACTACAATTCTTTTTGGAGACATTCCTAAACCTTCTGGCGATGTAATTTTATCGATAGCTTTTATTACATTATTGTAATTCATAAGCGGTTCTCCCATTCCCATAAACACAATGTTTGTAAGTTTATGACCGTGATATAATCTACTTTGTTTGTCTATTGCTACAACTTGATCGTAAATTTCATCTGGGTTAAGATTACGCATTCTTTTTAAACGTGCGGTTGCGCAGAATTTACAATCTAAACTACAACCAACTTGACTAGAAACACAAGCTGTTGTTCTTTTTGGTGTTGGTATTAAAACAGACTCTACAATTAAACCATCGTGGAGTTTTATTCCGTTTTTGATAGTTCCGTCTTTACTTTGTTGCATAGAATCTACTTCTATGTGATTGATTACAAAGTTAGCTTCTAACATTTCTCTTGTTTCTTTAGAAATGTTAGTCATATCTTCAAAAGTATGTAAAGACTTACTCCACAACCATTCGTATACTTGGTTTCCTCGGAAGGCTTTGTCTCCGTTTTCTACAAAAAAATCTCTTAGTTGTTCTTTAGTTAGAGCGCGTATGTCTTTTTTCTTATCCAAGTGATTGCTATTGAAAGGTTATAAAAATATGAGTTGCAAAAATACGTATATATTTTGAGGTTATAACTACCTTTTATTAGTACGCCCGCGTTAGCGATTGTAGCAATTGTTTGAGCTCTTTTGAGGAACGAAAAAAGCAAGTGCAAAAAGCGCGACCTGAAAGGGAACGCCCATCTTTTTACTATACTCAAGATACAAAAAAAACTGATAACTTGCGCTATCAGTTTTCTAGAAAATATATGTTGTTTACTTGTTATATAATTAACATTGCGTCTCCGTAAGTTGAAAATCTGTACTTTTCTTTTATGGCAACTTGGTAAGCTTCCATTACAAAATCGTAACCTCCAAAAGCTGCTGCTTGCATTAATAAAGTAGATTTTGGTGTGTGTAAATTTGTAATCATACTATTTGCAATGCTAAAATCGTGCGGTGGAAAAATGAATTTATTTGTCCAACCTTCAAAAGCATTTAATTCTCCGCTTGAAGAAACTGAAGACTCTACAGTACGCATAACTGTTGTACCTACAGCGCAAATACGTTTTTTAGTTTTTAATGCATTATTAATCATATCGCTAGTTTTTTGCGGTATAATTATTTTTTCAGAATCCATTTTGTGCTTCGATAAATCTTCTACTTCTACAGAGTTAAAGGTTCCTAAACCAACGTGTAACGTTAACTCTGCAAAGTCTACTCCTTTAATTTCTAAACGCTTCATTAAGTGTTTAGAAAAGTGTAAACCTGCAGTTGGAGCTGCTACAGCTCCTTCATGCTTTGCAAATATTGTTTGGTAACGTTCTTCGTCTTCTGGTTCTAATTCTCTATTTATAGTTTTTGGTAATGGAGTTTGTCCAAGTTCTTGTAACTTTACTCTAAACTCATCGTAATCTCCATCGAACAAGAAACGTAAAGTTCTACCACGAGATGTTGTGTTGTCTATAACTTCTGCTACTAAACTATCATCTTCTCCAAAAAATAATTTGTTTCCAATTCTAATTTTACGTGCTGGATCTACTAAAACATCCCACAATCTGTTTTCTGCATTTAATTCTCTTAATAAGAAAACCTCTATACGAGCACCTGTTTTTTCTTTATTACCAAACATACGCGCAGGAAAAACCTTGGTATTGTTTAGCATCATAACATCACCTTCGTCAAAATAATCGATTACATCTTTAAAAAGTTTGTGTTCAATTTTTTGCGTATCGCGGTGTAATACCATTAAACGAGACTCATCTCTATGTTCAGTAGGATATTCTGCTAATAATTCTTCTGGCAATTCAAATCCAAAGTGTGATAATTTCATATATGCGTTTTCTTATAAGGTGGGCAAATATACGATATCGGAATAGGCGTTGTCAAGTGTTTTGATGTTTATTTTATTTCTTGCGTTTGAATACCAACTTGTTGCATGTCTTTCCAAAAACTTTGAAAGGATTTTGAAACTACTTCTGCATTTAAAATTTTAATAGAAGTTCTAAAAGCAAGTGGCGCAAATGCCATTGCCATTCTATGATCATTATAGGTTTTTATTGCTACATTTTCTTTAATTTCTGAACTTACTTCTAAATGCAAACTTTCATTTGTTACCGAAATTGTTGCGCCTAATTTAGTAAGTTCTTCTTTAAGTGCTTCTAACCTATCTGTTTCTTTTATTTTAAGTGTGTGCAAACCTGTTAAATTACACGCTATACTTTCTGCAAAACAAGTTACTGCAATAGTTTGTGCAATGTCTGGTGCGTTTTGTAAGTTGATTTCCAATACTTCTTTTTGAGTATCTTTTACTTTCTTAAGGTTGATAAAATTATCTCCAAAAACTGTTTCTACTCCAAAATGTTGGTAAATTTCTGCCAAACAAGAATCTCCTTGTAAACTATCTTTTTTATAGGCAGATAATTTTATTTCTGACCCTATTTTTGCCAATGCAATTATTGAATAAAAATAACTTGCCGAAGACCAATCTGACTCTACAACAACTGTTTGTTTTTCTATTGATTTCTTTGGAAGAACTTTTATACTATTTTCCTGAAAACTAGTTTCGATTCCAAGTTGATTTAACAAACTAAGCGTCATATTTATATATGGAACAGAAGTAATTTTACCAATAAGTTCTATCTCTAAACCACTTTTTAACTTAGCAGCAATTAATAATAATGAAGAAATGTATTGACTACTTACATTTCCGTTTATTGCTACTCTACTTGTAGTAATTTTTCTCCCTTTAATTCTAATTGGAGGATAACCAATTTTGTCTTCATAAGTAATTTCTGCTCCTAAATCTTTTAA of the Tenacibaculum todarodis genome contains:
- the rlmN gene encoding 23S rRNA (adenine(2503)-C(2))-methyltransferase RlmN, which codes for MDKKKDIRALTKEQLRDFFVENGDKAFRGNQVYEWLWSKSLHTFEDMTNISKETREMLEANFVINHIEVDSMQQSKDGTIKNGIKLHDGLIVESVLIPTPKRTTACVSSQVGCSLDCKFCATARLKRMRNLNPDEIYDQVVAIDKQSRLYHGHKLTNIVFMGMGEPLMNYNNVIKAIDKITSPEGLGMSPKRIVVSTSGVPKIIKKMADDEVKFNLAVSLHSAIDEVRTSIMPFNSKMNLVDLRESLEYWYEKTNRMITYEYVVWNGINDRKEDIKALVEFCSYVPCKVNLIEYNPIDDGEFQQATNSAINNYISNLEMNDITVNVRRSRGKDIDAACGQLANKS
- the queA gene encoding tRNA preQ1(34) S-adenosylmethionine ribosyltransferase-isomerase QueA, whose translation is MKLSHFGFELPEELLAEYPTEHRDESRLMVLHRDTQKIEHKLFKDVIDYFDEGDVMMLNNTKVFPARMFGNKEKTGARIEVFLLRELNAENRLWDVLVDPARKIRIGNKLFFGEDDSLVAEVIDNTTSRGRTLRFLFDGDYDEFRVKLQELGQTPLPKTINRELEPEDEERYQTIFAKHEGAVAAPTAGLHFSKHLMKRLEIKGVDFAELTLHVGLGTFNSVEVEDLSKHKMDSEKIIIPQKTSDMINNALKTKKRICAVGTTVMRTVESSVSSSGELNAFEGWTNKFIFPPHDFSIANSMITNLHTPKSTLLMQAAAFGGYDFVMEAYQVAIKEKYRFSTYGDAMLII
- a CDS encoding 3-phosphoshikimate 1-carboxyvinyltransferase — protein: MDVLLKVLNDKIIKEEIIISGSKSESNRLLILQNLFPEVTIENLSDSDDSVHMQHALSTNNETVDIGHAGTAMRFLTSYFAVKEGREVVLTGSERMQNRPIEILVNALKDLGAEITYEDKIGYPPIRIKGRKITTSRVAINGNVSSQYISSLLLIAAKLKSGLEIELIGKITSVPYINMTLSLLNQLGIETSFQENSIKVLPKKSIEKQTVVVESDWSSASYFYSIIALAKIGSEIKLSAYKKDSLQGDSCLAEIYQHFGVETVFGDNFINLKKVKDTQKEVLEINLQNAPDIAQTIAVTCFAESIACNLTGLHTLKIKETDRLEALKEELTKLGATISVTNESLHLEVSSEIKENVAIKTYNDHRMAMAFAPLAFRTSIKILNAEVVSKSFQSFWKDMQQVGIQTQEIK